In one Culex quinquefasciatus strain JHB chromosome 2, VPISU_Cqui_1.0_pri_paternal, whole genome shotgun sequence genomic region, the following are encoded:
- the LOC6039653 gene encoding myosin-IIIb isoform X1, translating into MWNMAYNGLSQHVDFVRLPNPGERFELLDLIGEGTYGEVYSAKDKHNGRKFAVKILESIADNIEEIEEEYLVLRDLSKHPNIPDFAGLFLKRGLTVEDDQLWFVLELCTGGSVTDLVQGLRNRGSRLSNNQIAYILRETVHALVFLHENHCMHRDIKGHNILLTENGHVKLVDFGVSSHLAATMARRNTSVGTPYWMAPEVIACEQQLDQSYDSRCDVWSIGITAIELAEGDPPLCELHPMRALFQIPRNPPPKLGHPEHYSAMLSDFISECLVKDLEQRPFSKELVTHPFMKGVGPYVEQVRQELKAEIQRQRSEGRAPKQAEATTKYGKLKSDRKTKPQKMYMDDLAALDVLTEDTIVEQLQKRYETNQIYTYIGDILVAVNPFAKLGLYTNYHQRKYAGKTRSDNPPHIFAVADAAHQALVHQKQNQAIVISGESGSGKTESANLLLKQLVFLGKAVTRNLEERILQVNPIMEAFGNARTGINSNSSRFGKYLELTMARSGKVNGARIFVYLLEQSRVVKQAEGEGNFHIFYYMYDGLQAEKRLEEYYLHPSYRKTHRYLQETATLPKTNVERWKQLLASFKVLGFRDDEVDMVNRVLAAILNLGDLEFGEMDSNDNTDSKARVIDVAPMHRVSKLLGVESSDLLEALTSNSVVTRGETITRHNNVAEACTARDAMAKGLYGRLFDWMVNQINLLLVHNRPNNSEQLAVGLLDIFGFENFSKNSFEQLCINIANEQIQYYFNQHIFTWEQQEYMAEGIPVDLVEFADNRPVLDMLLSRPLGLLALLDEESRFPRSNDRSLIEKFHNNVKSKFYQRPKSDAVCFAIHHFAGRVVYQADGFLEKNRNFLPAEIIQLIRQSQYDMIRFLFQCPITKTGNLYSAIQDTGSRQNVSNFIKVDTKEKFNSRGLASQSRAQQTVATYFRYSLMDLLQKMVTGAPQFIRCIKPNETKAAKNFEPAKVLKQLRYTGVLETIRIRQHGFSHRLAFAEFLKRYYFLGYGFEERVVASRESCRLLLVRLKMDGWALGKSKVFLKYYHIEYLSKLYEEHVRKIVLVQACVRRWLAKAFCKREKQRLAVVSAVTLQKHVRGWLTRRRMNKLIREKQERERVERERAEKERIAREKKNNEQNKAKQAFAKAKLIHQMSNHELIKPVERTQNAVDVNNKENEKAAIVIQSYYRGYTIRKMKLTPELEAKTKYILGIAKNRVEAQRMMQKEGFSKEDAARIIQRYYRTHKSKNDGSRRKGPAPQPVKPLSAKDQQIDLIAFSQNVHMLNQEVHKNLRANKTGVPLDAIEKLPSDYKRPPGFVLVPGLLGTVPGGGNGGSTAGSGDYSKYSSFRSAECDHEMTKELIQSPTTAQSCSEFDEISPWDMPFYELERNLRSQRQQNQQQQQQHPHQYQNHQHQQPRMVDINRNEILGERKVELSERKQQLSHNWHQAFQASEVAQRGAADHQQHLQQQQQQQHQYQNQQDNKFKGMVRPTNHAEPAPIRHIPAFSYLNPNGHQILRYSPNSADPQSSSTGGAPSPYRSSDGSGHRYHDMPSHHLLQEQQQQQTPPLPAGKSKKSSKSENKAKEKENKERKKKEKKAAKKEKERSASSSNSTAVSSGEKVRKESKKGSRAPAPIPPPQQVPQKRLIEHHEYQNISEETKIDSKSPVMRMFGDTNFLLNHRRKASGQQSQTQQQQKESGLSCGQGVCELLNGVYRFSPHVTSFAELESNKSNVSTPTLIVGAKGSSAATSTNHSHPSTLDPKEYQNFNVSKYLNIDVKTPNLRKNHVHGHHHGHHHISSNASSLSSGSSGSNSLNSFDSVEQAIIFQKNKNPDSYLGPFNFRQLLRPTQGPTESLRKRKGINPPSPPPLQRGKS; encoded by the exons CTATGCACCGGTGGGTCGGTTACGGATCTAGTTCAAGGTCTGCGCAATCGGGGCTCCCGGTTGAGCAACAACCAGATTGCGTACATCTTGCGCGAGACGGTGCACGCGCTGGTGTTCCTGCACGAGAACCACTGCATGCACCGGGACATTAAGGGACACAACATTTTGCTGACGGAGAACGGGCATGTGAAGTTGGTGGACTTTGGGGTGAGTTCGCACCTGGCGGCGACGATGGCGCGGAGGAATACCAGCGTTGGGACGCCGTACTGGATGGCGCCGGAGGTCATCGCTTGCGAGCAGCAGCTGGATCAGTCGTATGATTCGAGGTGTGATGTGTGGTCGATTGGGATTACGGCGATTGAGTTGGCGGAGGGTGATCCTCCGCTGTGCGAGTTGCATCCGATGAGGGCGTTGTTTCAGATTCCTAGGAATCCTCCGCCGAAGTTGGGGCATCCGGAACACTACTCGGCGATGCTTTCGGATTTTATCTCCGAGTGCTTGGTGAAGGACTTGGAGCAGCGACCTTTCTCGAAGGAGTTGGTTACGCATCCGTTCATGAAAGGGGTCGGACCTTACGTTGAACAGGTTAGGCAGGAATTGAAAGCGGAAATTCAGCGTCAGCGATCGGAGGGACGGGCACCGAAGCAAGCGGAAGCCACCACCAAGTACGGCAAGCTGAAATCTGATCGTAAGACGAAACCTCAGAAGATGTACATGGACGATCTAGCTGCGCTGGACGTCCTCACCGAGGACACGATCGTTGAGCAGCTTCAGAAGCGCTACGAAACCAACCAGATCTACACGTACATCGGAGACATCTTGGTGGCGGTCAACCCGTTCGCCAAGCTTGGCTTGTACACCAATTACCACCAACGTAAGTACGCCGGGAAGACCCGCTCTGATAACCCGCCGCACATCTTCGCCGTAGCGGACGCCGCTCACCAAGCGCTTGTCCACCAAAAGCAGAACCAAGCAATCGTCATCTCCGGTGAAAGCGGCTCAGGCAAGACCGAGAGCGCAAACCTTCTGCTCAAGCAGCTTGTCTTCCTCGGAAAAGCAGTTACCCGCAACCTGGAGGAGCGCATCCTTCAGGTCAACCCCATCATGGAAGCGTTCGGCAACGCCCGAACCGGCATCAACTCCAACAGTTCCCGCTTCGGCAAGTACCTGGAGCTGACGATGGCCCGCAGCGGCAAGGTCAACGGAGCCCGCATCTTCGTGTACCTGCTCGAGCAGAGCCGCGTCGTCAAGCAGGCCGAAGGCGAAGGCAACTTCCACATCTTCTACTACATGTACGACGGCCTGCAGGCCGAGAAGCGTCTCGAAGAGTACTACCTTCACCCGTCGTACCGCAAAACGCATCGTTACCTTCAGGAAACCGCAACCCTTCCCAAAACCAACGTCGAACGCTGGAAGCAGCTGCTTGCAAGCTTCAAAGTGCTCGGATTCCGAGACGACGAGGTGGACATGGTCAACCGAGTCCTCGCCGCCATCCTGAACCTGGGCGACCTGGAGTTTGGCGAAATGGACTCCAACGACAACACCGACAGCAAGGCGCGCGTCATCGACGTGGCGCCAATGCACCGGGTGTCCAAACTGCTCGGCGTGGAGTCGTCCGATCTGCTGGAGGCGCTCACCTCGAACTCGGTCGTAACGCGGGGTGAAACCATCACGCGGCATAACAACGTGGCGGAGGCTTGCACCGCGCGGGACGCCATGGCCAAGGGGCTGTACGGACGGTTGTTCGACTGGATGGTGAACCAGATCAACCTGCTGCTGGTGCACAATCGGCCGAACAA CTCGGAACAGCTGGCCGTTGGCTTGCTGGACATCTTTGGGTTTGAGAACTTCTCCAAGAACTCGTTCGAGCAGCTGTGCATCAACATTGCGAACGAGCAAATTCAGTACTACTTCAATCAGCACATCTTCACGTGGGAGCAGCAG GAATACATGGCCGAGGGCATCCCCGTCGACCTCGTTGAATTCGCCGACAACCGGCCCGTCCTGGACATGCTGCTGAGCCGACCACTCGGCCTGCTCGCCCTCCTCGACGAGGAGTCCCGCTTTCCGCGCTCCAACGACCGCTCGCTCATCGAAAAGTTCCACAACAACGTCAAGTCCAAGTTCTACCAGCGGCCCAAATCGGACGCCGTATGCTTTGCGATCCACCACTTTGCGGGCCGCGTGGTGTACCAGGCGGACGGCTTCCTCGAGAAGAACCGCAACTTCCTGCCGGCGGAGATCATCCAGCTGATCCGGCAGAGCCAGTACGACATGATTCGCTTCCTGTTTCAGTGTCCCATCACCAAGACCGGTAACCTGTACTCGGCCATCCAGGACACCGGATCGCGACAGAACGTGTCCAACTTTATCAAGGTTGATACCAAG GAAAAGTTCAACTCCCGCGGACTGGCATCGCAGTCGAGGGCCCAGCAAACGGTGGCCACCTACTTCCGGTACTCGCTGATGGACCTGCTGCAGAAAATGGTGACCGGGGCGCCCCAGTTCATCCGCTGCATCAAGCCGAACGAGACGAAGGCGGCGAAGAACTTCGAGCCGGCCAAGGTGCTGAAGCAGCTGCGCTACACCGGCGTACTGGAGACGATCCGCATCCGGCAGCACGGGTTCAGCCATCGGCTCGCGTTTGCTGAGTTCTTGAAGAG ATACTACTTCCTCGGTTACGGATTCGAGGAACGTGTCGTCGCTAGCCGAGAATCGTGTCGTTTACTTTTAGTACGCCTAAAAATGGATGGATGGGCGCTCGGGAAGTCCAAGGTGTTCCTCAAGTACTACCACATCGAGTACCTGTCCAAGCTGTACGAGGAGCAC GTCCGCAAGATCGTTCTGGTGCAGGCCTGCGTGCGCCGCTGGCTGGCGAAGGCATTCTGCAAGCGCGAAAAACAACGGCTCGCCGTCGTCAGTGCCGTGACGCTGCAGAAGCACGTCCGCGGCTGGTTGACGCGCCGCCGCATGAACAAGCTGATCCGCGAGAAGCAGGAGCGGGAACGGGTGGAGCGCGAGCGGGCCGAGAAGGAACGGATTGCGCGGGAGAAGAAGAACAATG AGCAAAACAAAGCCAAACAGGCGTTCGCCAAGGCGAAGCTGATCCACCAGATGTCGAACCACGAGCTGATCAAACCAGTGGAGCGAACCCAGAACGCCGTTGACGTCAACAACAAGGAGAACGAGAAGGCCGCCATCGTCATCCAGAGCTACTACCGGGGCTACACGATCCGCAAGATGAAACTCACGCCCGAGCTGGAAGCGAAAACCAAGTACATTTTGGGCATCGCCAAGAACCGCGTCGAAGCGCAGCGCATGATGCAAAAGGAAGGCTTCTCCAAGGAGGACGCTGCCCGGATCATTCAGCGCTACTACCGCACCCACAAGAGCAAAAATGACGGCTCGCGAAGGAAGGGCCCAGCCCCCCAGCCGGTGAAGCCCCTCTCCGCAAAAGACCAGCAGATCGACCTGATTGCGTTCTCGCAGAACGTGCACATGCTGAACCAGGAGGTGCACAAGAATCTGCGCGCCAACAAGACCGGCGTACCGCTGGATGCCATAGAGAAGCTGCCGAGCGACTACAAGCGGCCGCCGGGCTTTGTGCTGGTGCCGGGACTGCTGGGAACGGTTCCGGGTGGTGGCAATGGGGGCAGTACCGCTGGCAGTGGGGACTACTCCAAGTACAGTTCGTTCCGCAGCGCGGAGTGTGACCACGAGATGACCAAAGAGCTGATTCAGAG TCCAACCACGGCCCAGTCGTGCTCGGAGTTCGACGAGATCTCCCCGTGGGACATGCCCTTCTACGAGCTGGAACGGAATCTGCGCTCGCAAAG ACAACagaatcagcagcagcagcagcagcatccgcaTCAATACCAGAACCACCAGCACCAGCAGCCAAGGATGGTGGACATTAATCGTAACGAGATCCTCGGCGAACGCAAGGTGGAACTGAGCGAACGCAAACAGCAACTGTCCCACAACTGGCACCAGGCGTTCCAGGCGAGCGAGGTGGCCCAGCGGGGTGCGGCCGACCATCAGCAGCatctccagcagcagcagcagcagcagcatcagtaCCAGAACCAGCAGGACAATAAATTCAAGGGGATGGTCAG ACCCACCAACCACGCCGAACCGGCCCCCATCCGGCACATCCCGGCGTTCAGCTACCTGAACCCGAACGGCCACCAGATCCTGCGCTACTCGCCCAACTCGGCCGATCCCCAATCATCGTCCACCGGTGGCGCTCCATCCCCGTACCGCAGTAGCGACGGCAGCGGCCACCGTTACCACGACATGCCTTCGCACCATTTGCTGCAggaacagcaacagcagcaaacGCCACCACTTCCGGCTGGAAAGAGCAAGAAGAGCTCCAAGAGTGAGAACAAGGCAAAGGAGAAGGAGAACAAGGAGCGCAAGAAGAAGGAGAAGAAGGCGGCCAAGAAGGAGAAGGAACGGTCGGCGAGTTCGAGCAACTCGACGGCGGTGAGCAGCGGGGAAAAGGTGCGGAAGGAGTCCAAGAAGGGAAGCAGGGCACCGGCGCCGATTCCGCCGCCGCAGCAGGTTCCACAGAAGCGGTTGATTGAACACCACGAGTACCAGAACATTTCGGAGGAGACGAAGATTGATAGCAAGAGTCCGGTGATGCGGATGTTCGGGGACACAAACTTTTTGCTGAATCACAGGAGGAAGGCCTCCGGTCAGCAGAGTCAGACTCAACAGCAGCAGAAGGAGAGTGGCCTCAGCTGTGGCCAGGGTGTTTGCGAGCTATTGAATGGTGTCTATCGCTTTTCCCCGCACGTGACCTCCTTCGCGGAGCTCGAGTCCAACAAGAGCAACGTCAGCACGCCCACGTTGATCGTTGGCGCAAAGGGATCCTCGGCGGCGACCTCCACGAACCACTCGCACCCCTCAACGCTCGACCCGAAAGAGTACCAGAACTTTAACGTGTCCAAGTATCTCAACATTGACGTCAAGACGCCGAATCTGCGCAAGAACCACGTTCACGGGCATCACCATGGTCACCACCACATCAGCTCGAACGCGAGCAGTTTGAGTTCGGGGAGTAGCGGAAGCAACTCGCTGAACTCGTTTGACTCGGTTGAGCAGGCGATCATCTTTCAGAAGAACAAGAATCCGGACTCGTACCTGGGGCCGTTCAACTTCCGGCAGCTGTTGAGGCCGACGCAGGGGCCGACGGAGTCGTTGCGGAAGCGGAAGGGCATTAATccgccgtcgccgccgccgctgcAGCGGGGGAAGAGTTGA
- the LOC6039653 gene encoding myosin-IIIb isoform X4: protein MWNMAYNGLSQHVDFVRLPNPGERFELLDLIGEGTYGEVYSAKDKHNGRKFAVKILESIADNIEEIEEEYLVLRDLSKHPNIPDFAGLFLKRGLTVEDDQLWFVLELCTGGSVTDLVQGLRNRGSRLSNNQIAYILRETVHALVFLHENHCMHRDIKGHNILLTENGHVKLVDFGVSSHLAATMARRNTSVGTPYWMAPEVIACEQQLDQSYDSRCDVWSIGITAIELAEGDPPLCELHPMRALFQIPRNPPPKLGHPEHYSAMLSDFISECLVKDLEQRPFSKELVTHPFMKGVGPYVEQVRQELKAEIQRQRSEGRAPKQAEATTKYGKLKSDRKTKPQKMYMDDLAALDVLTEDTIVEQLQKRYETNQIYTYIGDILVAVNPFAKLGLYTNYHQRKYAGKTRSDNPPHIFAVADAAHQALVHQKQNQAIVISGESGSGKTESANLLLKQLVFLGKAVTRNLEERILQVNPIMEAFGNARTGINSNSSRFGKYLELTMARSGKVNGARIFVYLLEQSRVVKQAEGEGNFHIFYYMYDGLQAEKRLEEYYLHPSYRKTHRYLQETATLPKTNVERWKQLLASFKVLGFRDDEVDMVNRVLAAILNLGDLEFGEMDSNDNTDSKARVIDVAPMHRVSKLLGVESSDLLEALTSNSVVTRGETITRHNNVAEACTARDAMAKGLYGRLFDWMVNQINLLLVHNRPNNSEQLAVGLLDIFGFENFSKNSFEQLCINIANEQIQYYFNQHIFTWEQQEYMAEGIPVDLVEFADNRPVLDMLLSRPLGLLALLDEESRFPRSNDRSLIEKFHNNVKSKFYQRPKSDAVCFAIHHFAGRVVYQADGFLEKNRNFLPAEIIQLIRQSQYDMIRFLFQCPITKTGNLYSAIQDTGSRQNVSNFIKVDTKEKFNSRGLASQSRAQQTVATYFRYSLMDLLQKMVTGAPQFIRCIKPNETKAAKNFEPAKVLKQLRYTGVLETIRIRQHGFSHRLAFAEFLKRYYFLGYGFEERVVASRESCRLLLVRLKMDGWALGKSKVFLKYYHIEYLSKLYEEHVRKIVLVQACVRRWLAKAFCKREKQRLAVVSAVTLQKHVRGWLTRRRMNKLIREKQERERVERERAEKERIAREKKNNEQNKAKQAFAKAKLIHQMSNHELIKPVERTQNAVDVNNKENEKAAIVIQSYYRGYTIRKMKLTPELEAKTKYILGIAKNRVEAQRMMQKEGFSKEDAARIIQRYYRTHKSKNDGSRRKGPAPQPVKPLSAKDQQIDLIAFSQNVHMLNQEVHKNLRANKTGVPLDAIEKLPSDYKRPPGFVLVPGLLGTVPGGGNGGSTAGSGDYSKYSSFRSAECDHEMTKELIQSPTTAQSCSEFDEISPWDMPFYELERNLRSQRQQNQQQQQQHPHQYQNHQHQQPRMVDINRNEILGERKVELSERKQQLSHNWHQAFQASEVAQRGAADHQQHLQQQQQQQHQYQNQQDNKFKGMVRPHLNNPRAVQNLDHYQKHQNQQYQQHHYHPEEQWPMIRKNASFLFSKGK from the exons CTATGCACCGGTGGGTCGGTTACGGATCTAGTTCAAGGTCTGCGCAATCGGGGCTCCCGGTTGAGCAACAACCAGATTGCGTACATCTTGCGCGAGACGGTGCACGCGCTGGTGTTCCTGCACGAGAACCACTGCATGCACCGGGACATTAAGGGACACAACATTTTGCTGACGGAGAACGGGCATGTGAAGTTGGTGGACTTTGGGGTGAGTTCGCACCTGGCGGCGACGATGGCGCGGAGGAATACCAGCGTTGGGACGCCGTACTGGATGGCGCCGGAGGTCATCGCTTGCGAGCAGCAGCTGGATCAGTCGTATGATTCGAGGTGTGATGTGTGGTCGATTGGGATTACGGCGATTGAGTTGGCGGAGGGTGATCCTCCGCTGTGCGAGTTGCATCCGATGAGGGCGTTGTTTCAGATTCCTAGGAATCCTCCGCCGAAGTTGGGGCATCCGGAACACTACTCGGCGATGCTTTCGGATTTTATCTCCGAGTGCTTGGTGAAGGACTTGGAGCAGCGACCTTTCTCGAAGGAGTTGGTTACGCATCCGTTCATGAAAGGGGTCGGACCTTACGTTGAACAGGTTAGGCAGGAATTGAAAGCGGAAATTCAGCGTCAGCGATCGGAGGGACGGGCACCGAAGCAAGCGGAAGCCACCACCAAGTACGGCAAGCTGAAATCTGATCGTAAGACGAAACCTCAGAAGATGTACATGGACGATCTAGCTGCGCTGGACGTCCTCACCGAGGACACGATCGTTGAGCAGCTTCAGAAGCGCTACGAAACCAACCAGATCTACACGTACATCGGAGACATCTTGGTGGCGGTCAACCCGTTCGCCAAGCTTGGCTTGTACACCAATTACCACCAACGTAAGTACGCCGGGAAGACCCGCTCTGATAACCCGCCGCACATCTTCGCCGTAGCGGACGCCGCTCACCAAGCGCTTGTCCACCAAAAGCAGAACCAAGCAATCGTCATCTCCGGTGAAAGCGGCTCAGGCAAGACCGAGAGCGCAAACCTTCTGCTCAAGCAGCTTGTCTTCCTCGGAAAAGCAGTTACCCGCAACCTGGAGGAGCGCATCCTTCAGGTCAACCCCATCATGGAAGCGTTCGGCAACGCCCGAACCGGCATCAACTCCAACAGTTCCCGCTTCGGCAAGTACCTGGAGCTGACGATGGCCCGCAGCGGCAAGGTCAACGGAGCCCGCATCTTCGTGTACCTGCTCGAGCAGAGCCGCGTCGTCAAGCAGGCCGAAGGCGAAGGCAACTTCCACATCTTCTACTACATGTACGACGGCCTGCAGGCCGAGAAGCGTCTCGAAGAGTACTACCTTCACCCGTCGTACCGCAAAACGCATCGTTACCTTCAGGAAACCGCAACCCTTCCCAAAACCAACGTCGAACGCTGGAAGCAGCTGCTTGCAAGCTTCAAAGTGCTCGGATTCCGAGACGACGAGGTGGACATGGTCAACCGAGTCCTCGCCGCCATCCTGAACCTGGGCGACCTGGAGTTTGGCGAAATGGACTCCAACGACAACACCGACAGCAAGGCGCGCGTCATCGACGTGGCGCCAATGCACCGGGTGTCCAAACTGCTCGGCGTGGAGTCGTCCGATCTGCTGGAGGCGCTCACCTCGAACTCGGTCGTAACGCGGGGTGAAACCATCACGCGGCATAACAACGTGGCGGAGGCTTGCACCGCGCGGGACGCCATGGCCAAGGGGCTGTACGGACGGTTGTTCGACTGGATGGTGAACCAGATCAACCTGCTGCTGGTGCACAATCGGCCGAACAA CTCGGAACAGCTGGCCGTTGGCTTGCTGGACATCTTTGGGTTTGAGAACTTCTCCAAGAACTCGTTCGAGCAGCTGTGCATCAACATTGCGAACGAGCAAATTCAGTACTACTTCAATCAGCACATCTTCACGTGGGAGCAGCAG GAATACATGGCCGAGGGCATCCCCGTCGACCTCGTTGAATTCGCCGACAACCGGCCCGTCCTGGACATGCTGCTGAGCCGACCACTCGGCCTGCTCGCCCTCCTCGACGAGGAGTCCCGCTTTCCGCGCTCCAACGACCGCTCGCTCATCGAAAAGTTCCACAACAACGTCAAGTCCAAGTTCTACCAGCGGCCCAAATCGGACGCCGTATGCTTTGCGATCCACCACTTTGCGGGCCGCGTGGTGTACCAGGCGGACGGCTTCCTCGAGAAGAACCGCAACTTCCTGCCGGCGGAGATCATCCAGCTGATCCGGCAGAGCCAGTACGACATGATTCGCTTCCTGTTTCAGTGTCCCATCACCAAGACCGGTAACCTGTACTCGGCCATCCAGGACACCGGATCGCGACAGAACGTGTCCAACTTTATCAAGGTTGATACCAAG GAAAAGTTCAACTCCCGCGGACTGGCATCGCAGTCGAGGGCCCAGCAAACGGTGGCCACCTACTTCCGGTACTCGCTGATGGACCTGCTGCAGAAAATGGTGACCGGGGCGCCCCAGTTCATCCGCTGCATCAAGCCGAACGAGACGAAGGCGGCGAAGAACTTCGAGCCGGCCAAGGTGCTGAAGCAGCTGCGCTACACCGGCGTACTGGAGACGATCCGCATCCGGCAGCACGGGTTCAGCCATCGGCTCGCGTTTGCTGAGTTCTTGAAGAG ATACTACTTCCTCGGTTACGGATTCGAGGAACGTGTCGTCGCTAGCCGAGAATCGTGTCGTTTACTTTTAGTACGCCTAAAAATGGATGGATGGGCGCTCGGGAAGTCCAAGGTGTTCCTCAAGTACTACCACATCGAGTACCTGTCCAAGCTGTACGAGGAGCAC GTCCGCAAGATCGTTCTGGTGCAGGCCTGCGTGCGCCGCTGGCTGGCGAAGGCATTCTGCAAGCGCGAAAAACAACGGCTCGCCGTCGTCAGTGCCGTGACGCTGCAGAAGCACGTCCGCGGCTGGTTGACGCGCCGCCGCATGAACAAGCTGATCCGCGAGAAGCAGGAGCGGGAACGGGTGGAGCGCGAGCGGGCCGAGAAGGAACGGATTGCGCGGGAGAAGAAGAACAATG AGCAAAACAAAGCCAAACAGGCGTTCGCCAAGGCGAAGCTGATCCACCAGATGTCGAACCACGAGCTGATCAAACCAGTGGAGCGAACCCAGAACGCCGTTGACGTCAACAACAAGGAGAACGAGAAGGCCGCCATCGTCATCCAGAGCTACTACCGGGGCTACACGATCCGCAAGATGAAACTCACGCCCGAGCTGGAAGCGAAAACCAAGTACATTTTGGGCATCGCCAAGAACCGCGTCGAAGCGCAGCGCATGATGCAAAAGGAAGGCTTCTCCAAGGAGGACGCTGCCCGGATCATTCAGCGCTACTACCGCACCCACAAGAGCAAAAATGACGGCTCGCGAAGGAAGGGCCCAGCCCCCCAGCCGGTGAAGCCCCTCTCCGCAAAAGACCAGCAGATCGACCTGATTGCGTTCTCGCAGAACGTGCACATGCTGAACCAGGAGGTGCACAAGAATCTGCGCGCCAACAAGACCGGCGTACCGCTGGATGCCATAGAGAAGCTGCCGAGCGACTACAAGCGGCCGCCGGGCTTTGTGCTGGTGCCGGGACTGCTGGGAACGGTTCCGGGTGGTGGCAATGGGGGCAGTACCGCTGGCAGTGGGGACTACTCCAAGTACAGTTCGTTCCGCAGCGCGGAGTGTGACCACGAGATGACCAAAGAGCTGATTCAGAG TCCAACCACGGCCCAGTCGTGCTCGGAGTTCGACGAGATCTCCCCGTGGGACATGCCCTTCTACGAGCTGGAACGGAATCTGCGCTCGCAAAG ACAACagaatcagcagcagcagcagcagcatccgcaTCAATACCAGAACCACCAGCACCAGCAGCCAAGGATGGTGGACATTAATCGTAACGAGATCCTCGGCGAACGCAAGGTGGAACTGAGCGAACGCAAACAGCAACTGTCCCACAACTGGCACCAGGCGTTCCAGGCGAGCGAGGTGGCCCAGCGGGGTGCGGCCGACCATCAGCAGCatctccagcagcagcagcagcagcagcatcagtaCCAGAACCAGCAGGACAATAAATTCAAGGGGATGGTCAG GCCTCACCTTAACAATCCTAGGGCGGTGCAAAATTTGGACCACTATCAAAAGCACCAGAACCAGCAGTACCAGCAACACCATTACCATCCCGAAGAGCAATGGCCAATGATACGGAAAAATGCGTCTTTTCTCTTCTCTAAGGGAAAGTG A